The Streptomyces achromogenes genome window below encodes:
- a CDS encoding DUF5703 family protein codes for MPEYEFVDVYVPRGVSRKEATRLLTDHAEYGHWELDRLSLLRDGSRRVRLRRRIIRQVRATW; via the coding sequence ATGCCGGAATACGAATTTGTCGACGTGTACGTACCGCGCGGGGTCTCCCGCAAGGAGGCGACACGGCTGCTGACCGACCATGCCGAGTACGGACACTGGGAGTTGGACCGCCTGAGCCTGCTGCGCGACGGCAGTCGCAGGGTGCGGTTGCGCCGGCGGATCATTCGTCAGGTGCGGGCCACGTGGTGA
- a CDS encoding chaplin encodes MRQVTRKSLMTVAAATGVIAAAGGYAHADSGAYGAATDSPGVLSGNSVQAPINVPVNICGNTVDIIGALNPAFGNSCANKGGGVPRGYGDHQGRGGGQAGHQGGSHSGGHGGGQHGGSGAHGGSGGAQAGGHTGGSPGVGSGNHVQVPVDVPVNVCGNSVDVVGILNPSMGNDCANGSGPQRPPSRGHETPGKPGHHSPGKPGKPGESTPSAPEAPSTPGHVTPVGDSSVHGPAAHAPQLAHTGSELPMGLAVPVGAGALLAGAVLYRKARPSA; translated from the coding sequence ATGCGACAGGTCACCCGCAAAAGCCTCATGACCGTGGCGGCGGCGACGGGGGTGATCGCTGCCGCCGGCGGCTACGCCCACGCCGACTCCGGCGCGTACGGCGCCGCCACCGACTCGCCCGGCGTGCTGTCGGGCAACTCGGTACAGGCGCCGATCAACGTACCCGTCAACATCTGCGGCAACACCGTGGACATCATCGGGGCGCTCAACCCGGCCTTCGGCAACTCGTGCGCCAACAAGGGCGGCGGGGTGCCCCGCGGCTACGGCGACCACCAGGGCCGCGGCGGCGGCCAGGCCGGTCACCAGGGCGGCAGCCACAGCGGCGGTCACGGCGGCGGTCAGCACGGCGGCTCCGGCGCACACGGGGGTTCCGGGGGCGCCCAGGCGGGCGGCCACACCGGCGGGTCGCCCGGCGTCGGCTCGGGCAATCACGTCCAGGTGCCCGTCGACGTGCCGGTGAACGTGTGCGGCAACAGCGTGGACGTCGTCGGCATCCTCAACCCGTCGATGGGCAACGACTGCGCCAACGGCAGCGGCCCGCAGCGGCCCCCGTCCCGCGGCCACGAGACGCCGGGCAAGCCCGGGCACCACAGCCCCGGCAAGCCCGGCAAGCCCGGCGAGTCCACCCCGTCCGCACCCGAGGCGCCGTCCACCCCGGGTCACGTGACGCCGGTCGGCGACTCCTCCGTGCACGGGCCTGCCGCCCACGCGCCGCAGCTCGCGCACACCGGAAGCGAGCTGCCGATGGGCCTCGCGGTGCCGGTCGGCGCGGGCGCACTGCTCGCGGGCGCGGTGCTCTACCGCAAGGCGCGCCCCTCGGCGTGA
- the chpH gene encoding chaplin ChpH — protein MIKKVVAAAAATGGLVLAGAGMAVADAGAQGAAVHSPGVLSGNVVQVPVHIPVNVCGNTISVIGLLNPAFGNTCINN, from the coding sequence ATGATCAAGAAGGTCGTCGCTGCTGCGGCTGCCACTGGTGGGCTGGTTCTCGCGGGTGCGGGCATGGCCGTCGCCGACGCGGGCGCTCAGGGTGCCGCGGTGCACTCCCCGGGCGTCCTGTCCGGCAACGTCGTTCAGGTTCCCGTGCACATCCCGGTGAACGTCTGCGGCAACACGATCTCGGTGATCGGGCTGCTGAACCCCGCCTTCGGCAACACCTGCATCAACAACTGA
- a CDS encoding M20/M25/M40 family metallo-hydrolase: MSATDDHARSVTGEDEVVDLCRDLIRIDTSNYGDHSGPGERKAAEWVAEKLAEVGLEPQIFESHPGRASTVARIEGEDPSRPALLIHGHLDVVPANAADWTHHPFSGEVADGCVWGRGAVDMKDMDAMTLAVVRDRLRSGRRPPRDIVLAFLADEEAGGTYGARHLVDRHPDLFEGVTEAISEVGGFSFTVSEERRLYLVQTAEKGMHWMKLTVAGTAGHGSMIHRDNAITELSEAVARLGRHTFPVRVTKTTRAFLDELGDALGTPLDPEDMQATLARLGGIAKLIGATLSNTANPTQLGAGYKVNVIPGEATAHVDGRFLPGYEEEFLADLDRILGPHVRREDVHSDKALETSFDGALVDAMQSSLLAEDPTAKAVPYMLSGGTDAKSFDDLGIRGFGFAPLKLPPELDFAGMFHGVDERVPVDGLRFGVRVLDRFIDAS, from the coding sequence GTGAGCGCGACGGACGACCATGCCAGGAGTGTCACCGGCGAGGACGAGGTCGTGGACCTCTGCCGCGACCTGATCCGGATCGACACCAGCAACTACGGCGACCACTCGGGTCCCGGCGAGCGCAAGGCGGCCGAATGGGTCGCGGAGAAGCTCGCCGAGGTGGGCCTCGAGCCCCAGATCTTCGAGTCGCACCCTGGCCGCGCCTCCACCGTGGCCCGGATCGAGGGCGAGGACCCCTCCAGGCCCGCCCTGCTCATCCACGGCCACCTCGACGTCGTCCCGGCCAACGCCGCCGACTGGACCCACCACCCCTTCTCCGGCGAGGTCGCGGACGGGTGCGTGTGGGGCCGGGGCGCGGTCGACATGAAGGACATGGACGCGATGACGCTGGCGGTCGTCCGCGACCGGCTGCGCTCCGGGCGACGCCCGCCCCGCGACATCGTGCTCGCGTTCCTCGCCGACGAGGAGGCCGGCGGCACGTACGGCGCCCGGCACCTGGTCGACCGCCACCCCGACCTGTTCGAGGGCGTCACCGAGGCGATCAGCGAGGTGGGCGGGTTCTCGTTCACCGTGAGCGAGGAGCGGCGGCTCTACCTCGTCCAGACGGCCGAGAAGGGCATGCACTGGATGAAGCTGACCGTGGCCGGCACCGCCGGACACGGCTCGATGATCCACCGGGACAACGCCATCACCGAGCTGTCCGAGGCCGTCGCCCGGCTCGGCCGGCACACCTTCCCGGTACGGGTCACCAAGACGACCCGGGCCTTCCTCGACGAACTCGGCGACGCGCTGGGCACCCCGCTGGACCCCGAGGACATGCAGGCGACGCTGGCCCGGCTCGGCGGCATCGCCAAGCTGATCGGCGCCACGCTCAGCAACACCGCCAACCCCACCCAGCTCGGCGCCGGCTACAAGGTCAACGTCATCCCGGGGGAGGCCACCGCGCACGTCGACGGCCGGTTCCTGCCGGGCTACGAGGAGGAGTTCCTCGCCGACCTGGACCGGATCCTCGGCCCGCATGTGCGCCGCGAGGACGTGCACTCCGACAAGGCCCTGGAGACGTCCTTCGACGGGGCGCTCGTCGATGCCATGCAGTCCTCGCTGCTCGCCGAGGACCCGACCGCCAAGGCCGTCCCGTACATGCTCTCCGGCGGCACCGACGCCAAGTCCTTCGACGACCTCGGCATCCGCGGATTCGGCTTCGCCCCGCTCAAGCTGCCCCCGGAGCTCGACTTCGCCGGGATGTTCCACGGGGTGGACGAGCGGGTCCCGGTGGACGGTCTGCGCTTCGGTGTGCGGGTGCTCGACCGCTTCATCGACGCGTCCTGA
- a CDS encoding Pls/PosA family non-ribosomal peptide synthetase, with the protein MAAIHESSALGLLDEEIHARSGDTARFSGGPAASPRTLVDVFDASVRSFPDEPALDDGSTPLTYRALAVEVENLRRRLAAAGVGLGDRVGVRVPSGTNDLYVAILAVLAAGAAYVPVDAEDPDERAELVFGEADVRAVVGAGHEITVHGASGAAAGRPGTGHDAWIIFTSGSTGKPKGVAVSHRSAAAFVDAEAALFLTEEPIGPGDRVMAGLSVAFDASCEEMWLAWRYGACLVPVPRAQVRSGADLGPWLVEQEITVVSTVPTLAALWEPETLNDVRLLIFGGEACPPELVQRLVTEGREVWNTYGPTEATVVACASLMSGEEPVRIGLPLRGWELAVVDEAGEPVPMGGSGQLVIGGVGLARYLDAGKDAEKYAPLTSLGWERAYRSGDLVHADADGLVFLGRADEQIKLGGRRIELGEVDAALQALPGVAGAAAAVRSARSGNQLLVGYVVVQEGWDQAAAVRRLRAELPAALVPLLAPVDDLPTRTSGKVDRNALPWPLEGLETGGRTEQLYGTEAWLAEQWTEVLGIPVSGARDDFFAIGGSSLAAAQLTTRLRTRYPSAAVLDVYQQPTLRKLARYLEESAQDDGAARVVAPVPVRAKVIQLLLLLPLFTLLGLRWTVPLALVGNLLPGYSWLPTAPWWLVVSGAVLLFSPPGRLAIAAGGARLLLRGVRPGRYARGGGVHLRLWTAERLAEFSGATSLTGSWLERYARALGAKVGPDVDLHSLPPVTGMLRLGRGAAVESEVDLSGHWLDGDRLEIGPVRVGAHAVVGTRSMLFPGARVGKRAEVAPGSAVTGQVPTGQRWAGAPAAKLGKAKRNWPKERPARGTYWRFMYGLTGFALTALPVLAGGAALLVAGLFVPPGGGLAAALSGAALALVPATLAFGLAYAVLLVAAVRLLSLGLREGTHPTHSRTGWQAWTVTQLMDRSRETLFPLYAGLVTPVWLRLLGMRIGKGAEISTVLALPSLTTVGEGAFLADDTLTAPYELGGGWMRIGRAEIGRRAFLGNSGMTAPGRSVPDGGLVGVLSATPKKAKKGSSYLGLPPVKLPRNTTGGDQSRTYEPTARLLWARMLVEVCRIVPVFCSAGLAVLTVAALCALGAWAALLSGLVLLGAGAAAALVSVAAKWLLVGRHRSGEHPLWSGFVWRNELADTFVEVVAVPWLAGAVPGTPVMTAWLRGLGARIGRGTWVESYWLPESDLVTLEDGVTVNRGCVLQTHLFHDRILRTDTVVLREGATLGPGGIVLPGSTIGARTTLGPASLVMAAESVPDDTRWLGNPIEAWRP; encoded by the coding sequence ATGGCAGCCATTCACGAGAGCAGTGCTCTCGGCCTGCTCGACGAAGAGATCCACGCCCGATCCGGTGACACCGCCCGTTTCTCCGGCGGTCCCGCCGCCTCTCCGCGCACCCTCGTCGACGTCTTCGACGCCTCCGTGCGGTCGTTCCCGGACGAGCCCGCCCTGGACGACGGCAGCACGCCCCTGACCTACCGCGCCCTCGCCGTCGAGGTGGAGAACCTCCGGCGCCGGCTCGCCGCCGCCGGGGTCGGGCTGGGCGACCGGGTGGGCGTGCGCGTGCCCTCCGGCACCAACGACCTGTACGTGGCGATCCTGGCCGTCCTCGCCGCCGGCGCGGCCTATGTGCCGGTGGACGCCGAGGACCCCGACGAGCGGGCGGAGCTGGTCTTCGGGGAGGCGGACGTGCGGGCGGTGGTGGGCGCCGGGCACGAGATCACCGTCCACGGCGCGTCCGGGGCGGCGGCGGGCCGCCCCGGCACCGGGCACGACGCCTGGATCATCTTCACCTCCGGCTCGACCGGGAAGCCCAAGGGCGTCGCCGTCAGTCACCGCAGCGCCGCCGCGTTCGTGGACGCCGAGGCCGCGCTGTTCCTCACCGAGGAGCCGATCGGACCCGGCGACCGGGTGATGGCCGGGCTGTCGGTGGCGTTCGACGCCTCCTGCGAGGAGATGTGGCTGGCCTGGCGGTACGGGGCCTGTCTGGTGCCGGTGCCGCGCGCACAGGTGCGCAGCGGCGCCGACCTCGGGCCCTGGCTGGTCGAGCAGGAGATCACGGTGGTCTCCACCGTGCCGACGCTGGCCGCGCTGTGGGAGCCCGAGACCCTCAACGACGTCCGGCTGCTGATCTTCGGCGGCGAGGCCTGCCCGCCGGAGCTGGTGCAGCGGCTGGTGACGGAGGGCCGGGAGGTGTGGAACACCTACGGGCCGACCGAGGCGACCGTGGTGGCCTGCGCCTCGCTGATGTCCGGCGAGGAGCCGGTCCGCATCGGACTGCCGCTGCGGGGCTGGGAGCTGGCCGTCGTGGACGAGGCCGGCGAGCCGGTGCCGATGGGCGGCAGCGGACAGCTGGTGATCGGCGGGGTCGGGCTGGCCCGGTATCTCGACGCCGGGAAGGACGCGGAGAAGTACGCGCCGCTGACGTCGCTGGGCTGGGAGCGGGCGTACCGCAGCGGCGACCTGGTGCACGCCGACGCCGACGGGCTCGTCTTCCTCGGCCGGGCCGACGAGCAGATCAAACTCGGCGGACGGCGCATCGAACTGGGTGAGGTCGACGCGGCGCTGCAGGCGCTGCCGGGCGTCGCGGGGGCCGCGGCGGCCGTGCGCAGCGCCCGCAGCGGCAACCAGCTTCTCGTGGGGTACGTCGTCGTCCAGGAGGGCTGGGACCAGGCGGCGGCCGTGCGGCGGCTGCGCGCCGAGCTGCCCGCGGCCCTGGTGCCTCTGCTCGCGCCGGTCGACGACCTGCCGACCCGGACGTCCGGGAAGGTGGACCGCAACGCGCTGCCCTGGCCCCTGGAGGGGCTGGAGACCGGCGGCCGGACCGAGCAGTTGTACGGCACCGAGGCCTGGCTCGCCGAGCAGTGGACGGAGGTGCTCGGCATCCCGGTATCCGGGGCCCGCGACGACTTCTTCGCGATCGGCGGCAGCAGCCTGGCCGCCGCCCAGCTCACGACGAGGCTGCGCACCCGGTATCCGAGCGCGGCCGTCCTGGACGTCTACCAGCAGCCGACGCTGCGCAAGCTGGCCCGGTACCTGGAGGAGTCCGCGCAGGACGACGGGGCCGCCCGCGTCGTCGCGCCGGTGCCGGTGCGCGCCAAGGTGATCCAGCTGCTGCTCCTCCTCCCGCTGTTCACGCTGCTGGGGCTGCGCTGGACGGTGCCGCTGGCCCTGGTGGGCAACCTGCTGCCGGGGTACTCCTGGCTGCCGACCGCGCCCTGGTGGCTGGTCGTCAGCGGCGCGGTGCTGCTGTTCAGCCCGCCCGGGCGGCTCGCCATCGCGGCCGGGGGTGCGCGGCTGCTGCTGCGCGGGGTGCGGCCCGGGCGGTACGCGCGCGGTGGCGGCGTCCATCTGCGGCTGTGGACGGCGGAGCGGCTGGCCGAGTTCAGCGGGGCGACCTCGCTGACCGGCTCCTGGCTGGAGCGGTACGCGCGGGCGCTGGGCGCCAAGGTGGGGCCGGACGTGGATCTGCACTCGCTGCCGCCGGTCACCGGCATGCTCAGGCTGGGCCGGGGCGCGGCCGTCGAGTCCGAGGTGGACCTGTCGGGCCACTGGCTGGACGGCGACCGGCTCGAGATCGGCCCGGTCAGGGTGGGTGCGCACGCGGTCGTCGGCACGCGCAGCATGCTGTTCCCGGGCGCCCGGGTCGGCAAGCGGGCCGAGGTGGCTCCGGGCTCCGCGGTGACCGGTCAGGTCCCCACCGGTCAGCGCTGGGCGGGCGCGCCCGCGGCCAAGCTCGGCAAGGCCAAGCGCAACTGGCCCAAGGAGCGGCCGGCGCGGGGCACGTACTGGCGCTTCATGTACGGGCTGACCGGATTCGCCCTGACCGCGCTGCCGGTGCTGGCCGGCGGGGCGGCGCTGCTGGTGGCGGGCCTGTTCGTGCCGCCCGGCGGTGGTCTCGCCGCGGCGCTGTCGGGCGCGGCGCTCGCCCTGGTCCCGGCGACGCTCGCCTTCGGGCTGGCGTACGCGGTGCTGCTGGTGGCGGCCGTGCGGCTGCTGAGCCTGGGTCTGCGGGAGGGCACGCACCCGACGCACAGCCGGACGGGCTGGCAGGCCTGGACGGTCACGCAGCTCATGGACCGCTCGCGGGAGACCCTGTTCCCGCTGTACGCCGGGCTGGTCACGCCGGTGTGGCTGCGGTTGCTCGGCATGCGGATCGGCAAGGGCGCCGAGATCTCGACCGTGCTCGCGCTGCCCAGTCTGACCACGGTCGGCGAGGGCGCGTTCCTCGCCGACGACACGCTGACCGCGCCGTACGAGCTGGGCGGCGGCTGGATGCGCATCGGGCGCGCGGAGATCGGGCGGCGGGCGTTCCTCGGCAACTCGGGAATGACCGCGCCGGGGCGGAGCGTGCCGGACGGCGGCCTGGTGGGCGTGCTGTCGGCGACGCCCAAGAAGGCGAAGAAGGGCAGTTCGTATCTGGGGCTGCCGCCCGTGAAGCTGCCGCGGAACACCACCGGCGGTGACCAGAGCCGGACGTACGAGCCGACCGCGCGGCTGCTGTGGGCGCGCATGCTGGTGGAGGTGTGCCGGATCGTGCCGGTGTTCTGCTCGGCGGGGCTGGCGGTGCTGACGGTGGCGGCGCTGTGCGCGCTCGGCGCGTGGGCGGCGCTGCTGTCGGGGCTCGTGCTGCTCGGGGCGGGGGCCGCGGCGGCCCTCGTCTCGGTGGCCGCCAAGTGGCTGCTGGTCGGCCGGCACCGCAGCGGGGAGCATCCGCTGTGGAGCGGGTTCGTGTGGCGCAATGAGCTGGCGGACACGTTCGTCGAGGTGGTGGCCGTGCCGTGGCTGGCCGGCGCCGTGCCGGGGACGCCGGTGATGACGGCGTGGCTGCGCGGGCTCGGGGCGCGGATCGGCCGGGGCACGTGGGTGGAGAGCTACTGGCTGCCGGAGTCGGACCTGGTCACGCTGGAGGACGGCGTGACGGTCAACCGCGGATGCGTCCTGCAGACTCACCTCTTCCACGACCGGATCTTGCGGACGGATACTGTGGTCCTCCGTGAGGGCGCCACGCTGGGCCCTGGCGGGATCGTGCTGCCCGGCAGCACGATCGGGGCCCGGACGACCCTGGGTCCCGCGTCGCTCGTCATGGCCGCGGAGTCCGTCCCCGACGACACCCGCTGGCTCGGCAACCCGATCGAGGCATGGCGTCCCTGA
- a CDS encoding M1 family metallopeptidase, with amino-acid sequence MAVQQSVGPDPYFPANGDSRYRVHRYELTLDYRPGPNRLSGAARINAIAGRSALAEFQLNLADFKIGRVRVDGRPAHYTHRGGRLRVGPAKPVRAGAAFTVEVQWSGNPKPVNSPWGGIGWEELDDGALVASQPVGAPSWYPCNDRPADKASYLISVTTPSAYSVVAGGRLLTRTTKASTTTWVYEQSAPTSSYLIGLSIGKYQTVLLGDPGLGGVPQHGHIPARLLPEFSRDFARQPAMMHLFQQLFGPYPFDEYAVVVTEEELDVPVEAQGLSLFGANHVDGARGSERLVAHELAHQWFGNSVSIADWRHIWLNEGFAKYAEWLWSERSGGRSAQQLAAVAHRLLATQPQDLRLADPGRKSMFDDRLYERGGLAVHAVRCALGDDAFFHMVRAWLGVHRGGSVTTATFAAHAARFTSEPLDELFAAWVYGTALPPLPTPSAQRGAASA; translated from the coding sequence GTGGCAGTTCAGCAGTCGGTCGGGCCGGACCCGTACTTCCCGGCCAACGGTGACTCCCGGTACCGGGTGCACCGCTACGAGCTCACGCTGGACTACCGGCCGGGCCCGAACCGGCTGTCGGGCGCCGCGCGGATCAACGCGATCGCGGGGCGGTCCGCGCTGGCCGAGTTCCAGCTGAACCTGGCCGACTTCAAGATCGGCCGGGTCCGGGTGGACGGTCGTCCGGCGCACTACACGCATCGGGGCGGCCGGCTGCGGGTCGGGCCGGCCAAGCCGGTCCGCGCCGGGGCCGCGTTCACGGTGGAGGTGCAGTGGTCGGGCAACCCGAAGCCGGTGAACAGCCCCTGGGGCGGTATCGGCTGGGAGGAGCTGGACGACGGGGCGCTGGTGGCGAGCCAGCCGGTCGGGGCGCCGTCCTGGTACCCGTGCAACGACCGCCCGGCGGACAAGGCGTCGTACCTGATATCGGTCACGACGCCGTCGGCGTACTCGGTGGTGGCGGGCGGCCGGCTGCTGACGCGGACCACGAAGGCGTCGACGACCACCTGGGTCTACGAGCAGTCGGCGCCGACGTCGAGCTATCTGATAGGGCTGTCGATCGGCAAGTACCAGACGGTCCTGCTGGGCGACCCGGGGCTCGGCGGCGTCCCCCAGCACGGGCACATCCCGGCGCGGCTGCTGCCGGAGTTCTCGCGGGACTTCGCGCGCCAGCCCGCCATGATGCACCTCTTCCAGCAGCTCTTCGGCCCGTACCCGTTCGACGAGTACGCGGTGGTCGTGACGGAGGAGGAGCTCGACGTCCCCGTCGAGGCGCAGGGGTTGTCGCTGTTCGGCGCCAACCACGTGGACGGGGCGCGGGGTTCGGAGCGGCTGGTGGCGCACGAGCTGGCGCACCAGTGGTTCGGCAACAGCGTGTCGATCGCCGACTGGCGGCACATCTGGCTGAACGAGGGGTTCGCGAAGTACGCGGAGTGGCTGTGGTCGGAGCGGTCGGGCGGTCGCAGCGCGCAGCAACTCGCCGCCGTCGCCCACCGGTTGCTGGCGACGCAGCCGCAGGATCTGCGGCTCGCCGATCCGGGGCGCAAGTCGATGTTCGACGACCGGCTCTACGAGCGCGGCGGTCTCGCCGTGCACGCCGTGCGCTGTGCGCTGGGCGACGACGCGTTCTTCCACATGGTGCGCGCCTGGCTCGGGGTGCACCGGGGCGGGTCGGTGACCACGGCGACGTTCGCCGCGCACGCCGCCCGGTTCACGTCCGAGCCGCTGGACGAGCTGTTCGCGGCCTGGGTGTACGGGACGGCGCTGCCGCCGTTGCCGACGCCGTCGGCGCAGCGGGGCGCGGCATCGGCCTGA
- a CDS encoding YchJ family protein, whose amino-acid sequence MARRSARPRQRASAAVPATPAVPADCPCGLSAPYEACCGRYHAGAGAAPTAEALMRSRYSAFVMGEAGYLLRTWHPRTRPERLELDPGTRWTGLEILSVSDGSAFHPTGTVEFRASYRGGSLHERSRFERVDGAWAYVDGDFPE is encoded by the coding sequence ATGGCCCGACGTTCCGCACGCCCGCGACAGCGCGCCTCCGCCGCTGTGCCCGCCACCCCCGCCGTCCCCGCCGACTGCCCGTGCGGGCTTTCCGCACCGTACGAGGCGTGCTGCGGCCGCTACCACGCGGGCGCCGGGGCCGCGCCGACCGCCGAGGCGCTGATGCGGTCGCGCTACAGCGCGTTCGTCATGGGCGAGGCGGGCTATCTGCTGCGGACCTGGCATCCGCGGACGCGTCCGGAGCGGCTGGAACTCGATCCCGGGACGCGGTGGACGGGCCTGGAGATCCTCTCCGTGTCCGACGGGAGCGCGTTCCACCCGACGGGGACGGTGGAGTTCCGCGCGTCGTACCGGGGCGGCTCGCTGCACGAGCGCAGCCGCTTCGAGCGGGTGGACGGGGCCTGGGCGTACGTGGACGGCGACTTCCCGGAGTGA
- a CDS encoding FadR/GntR family transcriptional regulator, with amino-acid sequence MTTPDRGLHGRVLDALGPAITAGEYPPGSVLRTDELAQRFDVSRSVMREAVRVLESMDLVESRRRVGVTVRPRSAWNVYDPQVIRWRLAGADRPHQLRSLTVLRSAIEPVAAGLAARHATAEQCAELTECALGMVAHSRGHRLEGYLVHDMAFHRVILAASGNEMFARLGDVVAEVLAGRTHHEVMFEDPDPAAVTLHVQVAEAVRAGDAARAERLTREITVGALHELDILAP; translated from the coding sequence ATGACCACTCCGGACCGGGGGCTCCACGGCCGCGTACTGGACGCCCTGGGGCCCGCGATCACGGCGGGCGAGTACCCGCCCGGCAGCGTCCTGCGCACCGACGAGCTGGCCCAGCGCTTCGACGTCTCCCGGTCCGTGATGCGCGAGGCGGTCCGCGTCCTGGAGTCCATGGACCTGGTCGAGTCGCGCCGCCGCGTCGGTGTGACGGTCCGCCCCAGGTCCGCGTGGAACGTCTACGACCCGCAGGTCATCCGCTGGCGGCTGGCCGGCGCCGACCGCCCGCACCAGCTGCGCTCGCTCACCGTCCTGCGCTCGGCGATCGAGCCGGTCGCGGCGGGCCTCGCGGCGCGGCACGCCACGGCGGAACAGTGCGCCGAGCTCACCGAGTGCGCGCTCGGCATGGTGGCCCACTCACGCGGCCACCGGCTGGAGGGGTATCTGGTCCACGACATGGCCTTCCACCGGGTGATCCTCGCCGCCTCCGGCAACGAGATGTTCGCCCGCCTCGGCGACGTCGTCGCGGAGGTCCTGGCCGGCCGCACCCATCACGAGGTCATGTTCGAGGACCCCGACCCGGCCGCCGTCACCCTGCACGTCCAGGTCGCCGAGGCGGTCCGGGCCGGCGACGCGGCCCGCGCGGAACGGCTCACCCGCGAGATCACCGTCGGCGCCCTCCACGAACTGGACATCCTGGCTCCCTGA
- a CDS encoding gluconokinase, whose amino-acid sequence MRTPHVVVLMGVAGTGKTTVGPLLAARLGVPYAEGDDFHPPANIAKMSAGTPLGDDDRWPWLDAIGAWANERAGLGGVVSCSALKRSYRDRLRAAAPAVVFVHLAGDRSLIEDRMAHRRGHFMPTALLDSQFATLQPLEADEAGVVVDVVGSPEAITGRAVTALSALAGPVD is encoded by the coding sequence ATGCGTACCCCGCACGTCGTCGTGCTGATGGGCGTCGCCGGCACGGGCAAGACCACCGTCGGTCCCCTGCTCGCCGCCCGGCTGGGCGTCCCGTACGCCGAGGGCGACGACTTCCACCCGCCGGCCAACATCGCCAAGATGTCGGCCGGCACCCCGCTCGGCGACGACGACCGGTGGCCGTGGCTCGACGCCATCGGCGCCTGGGCAAACGAGCGGGCCGGGCTCGGCGGCGTGGTCAGCTGCTCGGCGCTGAAGCGGTCGTACCGCGACCGGCTCAGGGCCGCCGCCCCAGCCGTCGTCTTCGTCCACCTGGCCGGCGACCGGTCGCTGATCGAGGACCGCATGGCGCACCGGCGGGGTCACTTCATGCCGACGGCGCTGCTGGACTCCCAGTTCGCCACGCTCCAGCCTCTCGAGGCGGACGAGGCCGGCGTCGTCGTCGACGTCGTCGGCAGCCCGGAGGCCATCACCGGGCGGGCGGTGACGGCGCTGAGCGCGCTCGCCGGTCCCGTGGACTGA